Below is a genomic region from Rhodococcus sp. WMMA185.
TTCTCGTGTACACGCTCGCCGAACTCGGCGTCGACCCGGAGACCGTCGGTGTCGCCAACGCGGGAACCACCGTCACCTCGTCCACCCCCAAGCCCCCGCGTACCGCTGGTGAGCGCGTCGTCGACGAGGGCGATGGCGGCAGCAAGATCGCCGCCTACCTCGTCGGCCAGAAGATCATCTGATCGCGCACCGCTACGGACCAGCAGAAACACACAGGGAGAGTTAGACATGGCAGAAGTACTGGTGCTCGTCGAGCACGCAGAGGGTGCATTGAAGAAGGTCAGCACCGAACTCATCACCGCTGCTCGCGCGCTCGGTGAGCCGGCCGCAGTGGTCACCGGTGCCGCCGGCACCGCGGACAAGCTGGCCGAGGGGCTCGCAGCCGCGGGTGCGGCGAAGATCTACGTCGCGGAGTCGGCCGACATCGAGAACTACTTGGTGACCCCGAAGGTCGACGTTCTCGCGTCGCTCGTCGAGTCGACCGCTCCGGCCGCAGTGATTACCGCAGCAAGCATCGAGGGCAAGGAGGTCTCCGGACGTCTTGCCGCCCGTATCGGCTCCGGCCTGCTCGTCGACGTCGTCGACGTCAACGCCGACGGCAGCGCTGTGCACTCCATCTTCGGTGGCGCTTTCACCGTCGATGCGAAGGCCAACGGCGACGTCCCCGTCATCTCGGTTCGCCCGGGTGCCGTCGAGGCGAAGCCCGAAGCGGGAGCGGGCGAGAAGGTCACCGTCGAGGTCCCCGGCCAGGAGGAGGGCGCCGTCAAGATCACGTCGCGTCAGCCGATCGTCGGCGGTGATCGGCCGGAGCTCACCGAGGCGAGCGTCGTCGTCTCCGGTGGTCGCGGTGTCGGTAGCGCCGACAAGTTCTCCGTCGTCGAGGAGCTCGCCGATTCCCTCGGTGCCGCCGTCGGTGCTTCGCGTGCCGCAGTCGACTCGGGTTACTACCCGGGCCAGTTCCAGGTCGGCCAGACGGGCAAGACGGTCTCCCCGCAGCTGTACATCGCGCTCGGCATATCCGGCGCCATCCAGCACCGCGCAGGCATGCAGACGTCGAAGACCATCGTCGCTGTCAACAAGGACGAGGAAGCCCCGATCTTCGAGATCGCCGACTTCGGTATCGTCGGCGACCTGTTCAACGTCGCGCCGCAGCTCACCGAGGCGGTCAAGGCCCACAAGGGCTGAGTAGCCGGTAGGTTGCCGGTGGCCCTGTTTCCCGGGAGGGGAGCGGGGCCACCGGCATATCGGGACTGTTCACCAGCACTGCATCGGCACGACACCTCGCCGTTGCCGTGGTGCCGCCCGTGCTTGATAGACCTGCGTCATGACAACTTCGTCAGTTCTTCGCGCAGCGATTGAAACCGCCGACACCGTTGTAACCGCCCCTCGATATTCGCTGGTCGTCTCTTCCGACCGCCAACACCGCGTCGCGGCCCAGCGCCTACGCCACCGCATCTTCACCGCCGAGCCCGGATTCTGTCTCCAGCCTTCGTCCGACGGGCTCGATGCCGACCGGTTCGACGACTTCTGCGATCACCTCCTCGTCCGTCACGAGGCCACCGGTGAATTCGTCGGGTGCTACCGCATGCTCCCCCCGGACGGAGCCGTGGAGGCAGGTGGCTACTACACCGCGACCGAATTCGACATCTCCGCGCTCGACCCCGTCGGCAATCGCATGGTCGAGATGGGCCGTGCGTGCGTTGATCCCAGTCACCGCTCCGGGTCCGTACTCAGCCTGATGTGGTCGGGCATCATTCACTATCTGCAGTTGACCGGCTATGAGTGGGTGATGGGCTGCGTGTCGGTGCCGATGCGCGAAACTCCCGGCGCCGTAGCCGGATCCAACGTGCGCGGAGTTCGCGACCTATTGTTGAGCCGATACGGGAACGATCCCGCGGCGAGGGTGGTGCCGAAGCACCCGGTTCGTGTCGAGGGCGTAAACCTCGACGAGATTCCCGCACCCGCGCGGGCGGTGCTACCGCCGCTGCTGCGCGGCTACTTGCGGCTCGGCGCGCGGATCTGCGGTGAGCCGGCCCACGACGCCGAGTTCGGTGTCGCCGACTTCGTGGCGCTGCACGGTCTGCGCACCATCAACGAGCGGTATCTCGAGCGCCTGCAGTCCGCGTCCGCGACGCTCGAGGCGGGAATACCGGCGTGAGCACCGTCACGGATGGGAGTGTCGCCACTGCGGAACATGCATGGATGCCCTCCAGTCCCTGTGGAGCGCGTTGTCTTCCGGCCGGAGACACCGAAGTATCGGCACCTGTGGCGGCCGGCCGTTGGCTTCTCGTGGGGTGTGCTCTGGCCGCGGCCCCGCTCCTGACCGCTGGTTGGTTCTTGCCACGCTCGTGGCGCGCCGTACTGCAACGCCGGTACGCGGAAGTCCTGCTTCGATGCGTGGGGATCCACCTTGATATTCGCGATCGGCGCGGAGAGCGAAGGCCTACGGGCGGGTTGTTGGTGGTGTCCAGTCACGTGTCGTGGACCGACGTGTTGGTGCTCAGCGCCCTCGCCCCGACCGAGTTCGTTGCGCGAGCCGATCTGCTCGACTGGGCTGTACTGGGATCGCTCGCCCGCCGGATGCGGGTGATCCCGATCGACCGTTCGGACCTGCGTGCGCTTCCGGGCACCGTCGAGGCCACCGCAAACAGGCTGCGGGCCGGTGCCCGAGTGGCTGCGTTTCCTGAGGGCACCACCTGGTGCGGACGGGCTTCCGGTGGGTTCCGCCCCGCCCTCTTCCAGGCGGCTGTCGATTCGGAGTGTCCGGTTCAACCGGTGACGATCCGCTACGTCGGCAGAACCGGCGAGCTGACGACGAGTCCTTGCTTCGTGGGCGTTGAGACGATAGGACCGTCGATCCGGCGCATCATCCGTCAACGGGGCCTCGTGGCGCAGGTTGATCTTCGCCCGATCGAGCACCCCGGCGAGTCGAGACGCGACCTCACAGTGCGCTGCGAGCGATCGGTTCGGGGCGCCGAGACAGTCGATTTGGCGGCAGGCGGCATCGTCGGGCCGGGCCGGTATGCCGCCCTTGCCATCGCCGCGGATGCCGCTTCGAGCATCGAGGCGGGGGAACGGCTGACCGCCTGAGCTATCCTGGTCGAGCCATGACCTCCGCCCGCACCGCCGCTCTTCCCGTCTACCTGGACCACGCAGCCACCACGCCCATGGTGCCCGAGGCCATCCAGGCGATGACAGACATCTTCTCGACCGTGGGAAACGCATCCTCGTTGCACGGGTCCGGGCGCGCAGCCCGCCG
It encodes:
- a CDS encoding lysophospholipid acyltransferase family protein — protein: MSTVTDGSVATAEHAWMPSSPCGARCLPAGDTEVSAPVAAGRWLLVGCALAAAPLLTAGWFLPRSWRAVLQRRYAEVLLRCVGIHLDIRDRRGERRPTGGLLVVSSHVSWTDVLVLSALAPTEFVARADLLDWAVLGSLARRMRVIPIDRSDLRALPGTVEATANRLRAGARVAAFPEGTTWCGRASGGFRPALFQAAVDSECPVQPVTIRYVGRTGELTTSPCFVGVETIGPSIRRIIRQRGLVAQVDLRPIEHPGESRRDLTVRCERSVRGAETVDLAAGGIVGPGRYAALAIAADAASSIEAGERLTA
- a CDS encoding GNAT family N-acetyltransferase, which produces MTTSSVLRAAIETADTVVTAPRYSLVVSSDRQHRVAAQRLRHRIFTAEPGFCLQPSSDGLDADRFDDFCDHLLVRHEATGEFVGCYRMLPPDGAVEAGGYYTATEFDISALDPVGNRMVEMGRACVDPSHRSGSVLSLMWSGIIHYLQLTGYEWVMGCVSVPMRETPGAVAGSNVRGVRDLLLSRYGNDPAARVVPKHPVRVEGVNLDEIPAPARAVLPPLLRGYLRLGARICGEPAHDAEFGVADFVALHGLRTINERYLERLQSASATLEAGIPA
- a CDS encoding electron transfer flavoprotein subunit alpha/FixB family protein, producing MAEVLVLVEHAEGALKKVSTELITAARALGEPAAVVTGAAGTADKLAEGLAAAGAAKIYVAESADIENYLVTPKVDVLASLVESTAPAAVITAASIEGKEVSGRLAARIGSGLLVDVVDVNADGSAVHSIFGGAFTVDAKANGDVPVISVRPGAVEAKPEAGAGEKVTVEVPGQEEGAVKITSRQPIVGGDRPELTEASVVVSGGRGVGSADKFSVVEELADSLGAAVGASRAAVDSGYYPGQFQVGQTGKTVSPQLYIALGISGAIQHRAGMQTSKTIVAVNKDEEAPIFEIADFGIVGDLFNVAPQLTEAVKAHKG